A stretch of Bos taurus isolate L1 Dominette 01449 registration number 42190680 breed Hereford chromosome 5, ARS-UCD2.0, whole genome shotgun sequence DNA encodes these proteins:
- the BIN2 gene encoding bridging integrator 2 isoform X2: MVIMLVFSVSELKVLQKLGKTVETKDERFEQSASNFHQQQAEGHKLYKDLKNFLSAVKVMHESSKRVSETLQEIYSSKWDGHEELKAIVANNDLLWEDYEEKLADQVLRTMENYVAQFSEIKERIAKRGRKLVDYDSARHHLEAVQNAKKKDEAKTAKAEEEFNKAQLVFEDLNQELLEELPVLYNSRIGCYVTIFQNISNLRDVFYREMSKLNHNLYEVMSKLEKQHSDKVFVVKGLSSSNRRSLVISPPVRTSMVSSPITSPTSPSALSLKSEKDSSSASEEELASDSAQGEDNSEIKEEPLKDKETEEEAETSSSEEEEPLPACNGPIQSQPSPLTEDRESQEEVFPCSPAPSPARALTPSEQASSSSVVVLRTRTSSEGSEELKKKVSVQRASAPPSRPPPPRATPSPRGSLGNTPSSPPASPTSPRASSEASPDPQPPEKPVREKENTDNLNPEELCTSPTLMNSQNQSLQLHGSAVPEESNVIAPEPEEEVSTIQSAQL; this comes from the exons ATGGTGATCATGCTCGTCTTTTCAGTTTCAGAATTGAAG GTACTGCAGAAGTTGGGGAAAACTGTGGAGACCAAAGATGAACGGTTTGAACAAAGTGCCAGTAATTTCCACCAACAACAG GCAGAAGGTCATAAGCTATACAAGGACCTGAAGAACTTCCTCAGTGCCGTCAAAG TGATGCATGAAAGTTCAAAGAGAGTGTCAGAAACCCTGCAGGAGATCTACAGCAGCAAGTGGGACGGTCATGAGGAGCTGAAGGCCATTGTGGCG AATAATGATCTCCTTTGGGAAGACTATGAAGAAAAACTAGCTGACCAGGTTTTGAGGACCATGGAAAACTATGTGGCCCAGTTCAGTGAGATTAAG GAAAGAATCGCCAAGCGGGGCCGGAAGCTCGTGGACTACGACAGTGCCCGACATCACCTGGAGGCGGTACAGAATGCCAAGAAGAAAGATGAGGCCAAGACAGCcaag GCAGAGGAAGAGTTCAACAAAGCCCAGCTTGTGTTTGAAGATCTGAACCAGGAACTACTAGAGGAGCTGCCTGTCCTTTATAACAG TCGTATTGGCTGTTATGTGACCATCTTCCAAAACATTTCCAACCTGAGGGATGTCTTCTACAGGGAAATGAGCAAG CTGAACCACAATCTCTACGAGGTGATGAGCAAACTGGAGAAGCAACATTCCGACAAAGTCTTTGTggtgaagggactctcaag CAGCAACAGACGCTCTTTAGTCATCTCTCCCCCAGTTCGAACATCTATGGTCTCCAGCCCTATAACCTCACCTACCAGTCCTTCTGCACTTTCCTTGAAGAGTGAGAAGGACTCCAGCTCAGCAAGTGAAGAAGAGCTGGCATCTGATTCAGCCCAGGGAGAAGACAACTCCGAGATTAAAGAAGAGCCCttaaaagacaaggaaacagaggAGGAGGCCGAGACAAGCTCCTCTGAGGAAGAAGAGCCTCTGCCAGCCTGCAATGGCCCCATCCAATCCCAGCCCTCACCCCTCACTGAAGATAGAGAGTCCCAGGAAGAAGTTTTCCCTTGCTCCCCAGCTCCATCACCAGCCAGAGCTCTGACCCCTTCAGAGCAGGCTTCATCTTCCTCAGTAGTAGTCCTCCGAACTCGTACCTCAAGCGAAGGATCTGAAGAGCTAAAGAAGAAAGTCTCTGTGCAGAGGGCTTCAGCACCACCTAGCAGGCCTCCGCCACCCAGAGCCACTCCCAGTCCCAGGGGCTCCTTAGGGAACACGCCCTCCAGCCCTCCAGCCTCACCCACCAGCCCTCGGGCCTCCTCAGAGGCCTCTCCTGACCcacagccaccagagaagccagtaagagaaaaggaaaacaccgACAATCTGAACCCAGAAGAACTTTGTACTTCCCCTACTTTGATGAACTCTCAG
- the BIN2 gene encoding bridging integrator 2 isoform X3, with translation MHESSKRVSETLQEIYSSKWDGHEELKAIVANNDLLWEDYEEKLADQVLRTMENYVAQFSEIKERIAKRGRKLVDYDSARHHLEAVQNAKKKDEAKTAKAEEEFNKAQLVFEDLNQELLEELPVLYNSRIGCYVTIFQNISNLRDVFYREMSKLNHNLYEVMSKLEKQHSDKVFVVKGLSSSNRRSLVISPPVRTSMVSSPITSPTSPSALSLKSEKDSSSASEEELASDSAQGEDNSEIKEEPLKDKETEEEAETSSSEEEEPLPACNGPIQSQPSPLTEDRESQEEVFPCSPAPSPARALTPSEQASSSSVVVLRTRTSSEGSEELKKKVSVQRASAPPSRPPPPRATPSPRGSLGNTPSSPPASPTSPRASSEASPDPQPPEKPVREKENTDNLNPEELCTSPTLMNSQNQSLQLHGSAVPEESNVIAPEPEEEVSTIQSAQL, from the exons ATGCATGAAAGTTCAAAGAGAGTGTCAGAAACCCTGCAGGAGATCTACAGCAGCAAGTGGGACGGTCATGAGGAGCTGAAGGCCATTGTGGCG AATAATGATCTCCTTTGGGAAGACTATGAAGAAAAACTAGCTGACCAGGTTTTGAGGACCATGGAAAACTATGTGGCCCAGTTCAGTGAGATTAAG GAAAGAATCGCCAAGCGGGGCCGGAAGCTCGTGGACTACGACAGTGCCCGACATCACCTGGAGGCGGTACAGAATGCCAAGAAGAAAGATGAGGCCAAGACAGCcaag GCAGAGGAAGAGTTCAACAAAGCCCAGCTTGTGTTTGAAGATCTGAACCAGGAACTACTAGAGGAGCTGCCTGTCCTTTATAACAG TCGTATTGGCTGTTATGTGACCATCTTCCAAAACATTTCCAACCTGAGGGATGTCTTCTACAGGGAAATGAGCAAG CTGAACCACAATCTCTACGAGGTGATGAGCAAACTGGAGAAGCAACATTCCGACAAAGTCTTTGTggtgaagggactctcaag CAGCAACAGACGCTCTTTAGTCATCTCTCCCCCAGTTCGAACATCTATGGTCTCCAGCCCTATAACCTCACCTACCAGTCCTTCTGCACTTTCCTTGAAGAGTGAGAAGGACTCCAGCTCAGCAAGTGAAGAAGAGCTGGCATCTGATTCAGCCCAGGGAGAAGACAACTCCGAGATTAAAGAAGAGCCCttaaaagacaaggaaacagaggAGGAGGCCGAGACAAGCTCCTCTGAGGAAGAAGAGCCTCTGCCAGCCTGCAATGGCCCCATCCAATCCCAGCCCTCACCCCTCACTGAAGATAGAGAGTCCCAGGAAGAAGTTTTCCCTTGCTCCCCAGCTCCATCACCAGCCAGAGCTCTGACCCCTTCAGAGCAGGCTTCATCTTCCTCAGTAGTAGTCCTCCGAACTCGTACCTCAAGCGAAGGATCTGAAGAGCTAAAGAAGAAAGTCTCTGTGCAGAGGGCTTCAGCACCACCTAGCAGGCCTCCGCCACCCAGAGCCACTCCCAGTCCCAGGGGCTCCTTAGGGAACACGCCCTCCAGCCCTCCAGCCTCACCCACCAGCCCTCGGGCCTCCTCAGAGGCCTCTCCTGACCcacagccaccagagaagccagtaagagaaaaggaaaacaccgACAATCTGAACCCAGAAGAACTTTGTACTTCCCCTACTTTGATGAACTCTCAG